One Akkermansiaceae bacterium genomic region harbors:
- the fbaA gene encoding class II fructose-bisphosphate aldolase, which produces MPVATPEQYAAMLDAAQKGGYAYPAINITSLTTINGALKAFAEAGSDGIIQVSTGGGSFASGTAVGDEAFGAIVLAEATHLLAEKYNILVGLHTDHCHPQKVESFLKPLLQASRERIAAGKGPLFNSHMFDGSVVDLDENLKISKELLAECAELNIILEIEAGCVGGEEDGHDTSGLPAEKLYTSTEDMVKVYETLNGIGRFMFAATFGNVHGAYKPGSVKLKPTILRDGQNAVMEKYGADAEMDLVFHGGSGSELEDIRETLGYGVVKMNIDTDTQYAFTRPIVTHICENIEGVLKIDGEVGNKKAYDPRGYLKKGEQGLCDRLKIACDDLLSTGKSIHGTV; this is translated from the coding sequence ATGCCAGTAGCAACACCTGAACAATACGCCGCCATGCTCGATGCCGCCCAGAAAGGTGGTTATGCATACCCCGCCATCAATATCACCTCCCTGACCACCATCAACGGTGCCCTCAAGGCCTTCGCAGAAGCGGGCTCCGACGGCATCATCCAGGTCTCCACCGGTGGTGGCAGCTTTGCCTCCGGCACCGCCGTGGGCGACGAAGCCTTCGGTGCCATCGTGCTCGCCGAGGCCACCCACCTGCTCGCTGAGAAATACAACATCCTCGTGGGCCTGCACACCGACCACTGCCATCCGCAGAAAGTCGAGAGTTTCCTCAAGCCCCTGCTGCAAGCCTCGCGCGAACGTATTGCCGCCGGTAAGGGACCACTTTTCAACTCCCACATGTTCGACGGCTCCGTCGTGGATCTCGATGAGAACCTGAAAATCTCCAAGGAGCTGCTCGCCGAGTGCGCCGAGCTCAACATCATTCTCGAAATCGAGGCCGGCTGCGTCGGTGGCGAGGAGGACGGCCACGACACCTCGGGCCTGCCCGCCGAGAAGCTCTACACCTCCACCGAGGACATGGTGAAGGTTTACGAGACCCTCAACGGCATCGGCCGCTTCATGTTCGCCGCCACCTTCGGCAACGTCCACGGTGCCTACAAACCGGGTTCCGTGAAACTCAAGCCCACCATCCTGCGCGATGGCCAGAATGCGGTGATGGAAAAATACGGTGCCGACGCCGAGATGGACCTCGTTTTCCACGGCGGCTCCGGCTCCGAACTCGAGGACATCCGCGAGACACTCGGATACGGGGTGGTCAAGATGAACATCGACACCGACACCCAGTACGCCTTCACCCGCCCCATCGTCACCCACATCTGTGAAAACATCGAGGGCGTGCTTAAAATCGACGGCGAGGTCGGCAATAAAAAAGCCTACGACCCGCGCGGCTACCTCAAGAAGGGCGAGCAGGGGCTCTGCGACCGGCTTAAAATCGCCTGTGACGACCTGCTCTCCACCGGCAAGTCGATCCACGGCACGGTCTAA